Proteins from one Juglans microcarpa x Juglans regia isolate MS1-56 chromosome 1S, Jm3101_v1.0, whole genome shotgun sequence genomic window:
- the LOC121247079 gene encoding uncharacterized protein LOC121247079: protein MDKQVEKMQFRQNYRNLWHSDLMSTIYTDTPYCCFALLCGPCASYLLRKRALYNDMSRYTCCAGYMPCSGRCGESHCPEICLCTEVFCCFGNSVASTRFLLQDEFNIQTTKCDNCIIGFMFCLQQLACICSIVACIVGSDEIQEISQMLNCLADLTYCTVCACMQTQHKIEMDKRDGKFGPQPMMAVPPVQQMSRIDQPTPPPVVYPSQPAYGQQPYGYPPPPHAQGYPPTGYPPPAYPPAPAHPHNYP, encoded by the exons ATGGATAAACAGGTGGAGAAAATGCAGTTCCGGCAGAATTACCGGAATCTCTGGCACTCCGATCTCATGAGCACCATCTATACCGATACTCCTT ATTGTTGCTTTGCACTGTTGTG TGGTCCCTGTGCTTCCTACTTGCTTCGAAAACGGGCTCTTTATAATGACATGTCAAG GTACACATGCTGTGCTGGCTATATGCCATGCAGTGGGAGGTGTGGAGAAAGTCATTGCCCTGAAATTTGTCTTTGCACTGAG GTTTTCTGTTGCTTTGGAAATTCAGTGGCCTCGACACGCTTTCTGTTgcaagatgagtttaatatacAGACAACGAAATGTGATAACTGCATTatt GGATTCATGTTCTGTCTCCAGCAACTTGCATGTATATGTTCCATAGTTGCATGCATAGTCGGAAGTGATgaaattcaagagatttcacAGATGTTGAACTGTTTGGCTGATCTGACTTATTGCAC GGTTTGTGCATGTATGCAG ACCCAGCACAAGATTGAAATGGATAAAAGAGATGGCAAGTTTGGGCCACAACCAATGATGGCAGTACCGCCAGTCCAGCAGATGTCTCGTATTGATCAGCCAACTCCTCCGCCTGTTGTATATCCTTCCCAACCAGCATATGGGCAGCAGCCCTATGGCTACCCCCCACCCCCTCATGCTCAAGGTTACCCTCCCACTGGGTATCCTCCACCTGCATATCCTCCCGCTCCTGCCCATCCTCACAATTATCCCTAG
- the LOC121247845 gene encoding brassinosteroid-responsive RING protein 1-like, translated as MGFPVGYTDVIFPNLFLHGLSLLGFIRSLIFSLFRFLGLLDILETDATWPEDATRMPEHKPVSELLIQEFLPVMKFQDHADCAEVGDPPESCAVCLYEFEGGEEIRWLRNCRHIFHRACMDRWMEHEQRTCPLCRTLFVPDHEMKSEFNQRLWAASGIPDLYSEYSEQSSFSGFLLYG; from the coding sequence ATGGGCTTCCCAGTCGGGTATACGGATGTTATCTTCCCGAACCTCTTTCTCCACGGACTTTCACTTCTGGGTTTCATCCGAAGCCTAATTTTCTCGCTCTTTCGCTTCCTGGGTCTCTTGGACATCCTAGAAACCGACGCGACTTGGCCGGAAGACGCGACCCGGATGCCCGAACACAAACCCGTATCCGAGCTCCTAATCCAGGAATTCCTGCCCGTTATGAAGTTCCAGGACCACGCAGACTGCGCCGAAGTCGGAGACCCGCCGGAAAGCTGTGCGGTGTGTCTGTACGAGTTCGAGGGAGGGGAGGAGATCAGGTGGTTGAGGAATTGCAGGCACATATTCCACCGGGCTTGTATGGACCGTTGGATGGAACACGAGCAGAGGACGTGTCCTCTGTGTAGGACCCTGTTTGTGCCCGATCATGAGATGAAGAGCGAGTTCAATCAACGGCTCTGGGCTGCTTCTGGAATACCTGATCTTTACAGTGAGTACAGTGAGCAAAGCTCGTTTTCAGGGTTTTTGTTATATGGATGA